In Sciurus carolinensis chromosome 8, mSciCar1.2, whole genome shotgun sequence, the genomic stretch atatttacaaaacagcaATCCACTAAGAAATGTACCCAtgtcacaaaacagaaaataggcaactgaaataaaatattaatgacaaaTGATCAGTACATATCTAGTAAGTAAAAGAGTTATGAAAGGTGAAGACTtaagtactaatctccaaaagtAAAGTAAAGGATTAAAGTTTTAACTACTAAAACTGTGCTACTAACAatggaatgtttaaaaaaatattttaggggaAAATCACCCTAGATCAACCTAATTCgtattttgaatgaatgaatgaaatgaagaaatagcTGAATGAATACTGAAATCATAACAATGTTTAACACCTTAAGATGTTCACAACAATTTGGAATATATAGAGATGACTTGAATACAAACTAGTTGAAATTCAGTATGGTTCAGTATAGAGATGCAGTTGGTTTCTATTTGTAGAACAAAGAAcctcaaacaaaaacatatataagTACTAAAATATCCACAAGTACAATTATCAAggctttaaaaagaatattatacTTTTTAGTATGTAAATCTTTCCTatcccccccaacacacacctcCCTGCATCTTCTAATGTTTGGCATAAGTGACCAACAAACCAGAAtagaatacagatttttaaaagactaatttACTCATGTTCTATTTAAGAACAACATGCAATCACTTAtaaatttagtcttttaaaaaagcatccttatataaaatagtgGGGGGAAAATCCCTGCTATACATATAAAGCACAGTTTAAGCTCGATAAACTGACCAATCAAAATTAGTGAATGCACTGCATCTCTCTGCAGTGGAGAGAAGCGACAAGGTAGGCTGTCATTCTGCAAAAGCTGCTCAGAACAGGCTTTCCTCTGAAAAGCAGTGCAGTTCCTTTTTATAAAGATTGAATCTAAACGTTGTCTCTGGAGACAAGAAGGCTTCAGTATGTTAAATGActttattgtgtatttttggATGCTTATTGATTCCACAGTAGGAAGAGTGAGAGACTGCAGCAGCCTCTAAGCAGCACTACACGTTCCATACATTAGCAGTACTGCTGAAACAATGGCACAGTACAGACACATATTTTCATTAAGGTCATTTCTGAAGAGGTGTTTATGACCCTCTTCCCCCAGTCCTCTACTAACAAGTGAACAAAATGAATCAATCAAAACTGGAAATGCTTCAACTACATCAAGAATTTATCAAATCCTTAGCGAAGGTAAGATGTGTTCCTTCTTATAGTATTACAGCTGCTTTTGAATCAGCACAGTGGGGTAAAATTACTTAGAAATTTTTCAGTCTAAATCTTAACagtgtatttgtttatttctatctaTTGCTAGACATGTAATTTTTAGATCTATTTAAgacatgatttattttatatgtaatttttatgatGTATTGTTAAATTGAAGAATATTCTGTTAATTACCTACAAAGACATCAGcttttaaaatcactttagaCATACTAAATATCTTAATGTGATCAATACAGTTTTTCTCAGGTGTCCAAAAACTGCTTATATTTCTTCTAAGAACCATGTTTACCATTTAGTTGTTATTAATTACTCTGTTTTATGTTAACATTATTATTGGGCATAGacattgaaaattatttaatttgcagTTACATGTTGGTATTGCCTTTTATATTTCAACCACATGAGTAATTTATCAATGGAATTTATAGTATCTTATCATGGAATCTGAGTTAAAATTCAAACCATGTGCTAATAATTAAGCAAGCTACATTTTTAGAGCtgtaaatgttaaatttattataaagacAAGAGGGAATGGCAGTATGTTTAGTGTATAAACTAAATGTTTACAATCTCTGAAAACACTGTTAGCTTCTAAAAAGAgcagaaatacttttaaaatacagtcTTTCTCTCATGGTTATATTTGCAAGGCTCATTAACTCTATCATTAAGAAATATATACAATTTCTGCCAGGACAAGGgagtattttatttcaagaaacttAATTTTATGCATATAGCTATGGCTCTAGCAATACAGTATCCATATTTTGAGAACAAATACTATAtggctttaaatttaaaaaaaaaaaactgaagtaacttcaattaattagaaattattagGAACCCTATTTCTtaaccatttgttttctttttcacaagGGCCCATAGCAGCTAATTCAGTATTTACAACTGGCAATATGAAGATTGCAACTGACTAAGAATCTTCCTAGTTCTCTGAACCACAAACTACAAGATATTTCTCCTAAGAAACTAAGGAGTTAAAAACCAGGGAATAGGTCTATATTACTGCTGGAATATAACAAATCAACAGTATCCTAAGAAGATTCTACAAATAAtaaccacaaaaaagaaatacaatataaTTACAAAAGCCTGAAAACAAAATGGTGAGCATTTTTAAAAGGGGAATTTAACACACCAGAATTGTGGAAGCTATGGATTCTTGAAGAAGCAatgaaacatgaattttaaaaaagagaatgactTATTTCATCAACAAGCAAAATGAACCTTTAGCAAATGTTTTCTACACTATTCAGCTATTCATATCAATTGATGTGACTAATGGATTTTTCCATCTGAGCTTTATGACCAATTATGTATCCTCTTCtaatgaaaacaaaccaaattaaatagCACATGGTTTTCATCAAAACGGGGACTGGATTTTAATATAAAGTAAATTATGTGATCAAGAAGTCGTTTCAAAATAATGAGGACTGATATAGAAAAAGATTTACAAATGTAACAAAAGGATGTCTAAATACATTTTAGAAGCTAGAAAacatgtttccttttttgttttcacatattttggaaaataaagggaCACTATCATATATTCCATCAAAGGGAAACGTAATTTCTATCATTTGAGGAAGTTTCTCTTGGTCGTGACTttttcaggcaaaaaaaaaaaaacacaaatattatgTACTGTTCTTTAGAAATCCATCAACTCACTAAATCTCATAATTCATGCAGTTGAAGTactggagagaaaatgaaagaattcctacaagacatgaaataaaacacaGCTACTTCACTGTTGTCAGGTAAAAATTCATGTCAAAATCTGTCAATGACATCATGTATCAATTTGTGAAAATTTGCCATAGTGAACCAAAAGGCCCATAAGGCAACAGCAAACAGGTAGGTCAGAAAATGCATGCACCCCACCACACTGTTTAACATTTACAAAAGAATTAgatgatttttcttaattatcACCTAACTTAACATTTCtgctttatttaattataaaccTAACTGATGTGACAAAGACCTGATGTTTAATCTGTCAGTTCAAAAAACTTGGCacacttaaaattttccatttttataagatTTCAGTCTTAGCAAAGATCTTTGTCTATGTGAATATGATTCTATTAATACTTATACCActcaaaagaaattaataatgttATCATTTGTTTCTGAAATATTATCCCCAAAATAACatgcagaaataaaattatattctaaaactTATCAAAGTAAATGAAGTAAAAGGGTAACATGAATtctgaaaataacttttataattttatgtttaaatgcaATTTTGTAGTCAAAATGAGGTACCTGTAATGTTATAGTTGGTTTTGATATCCTATTTTGTTTAGACATTTCAGCCTAGAAAatcagatattatttttataaattactcTAAATCcctatatattaaaatatagatttgCATGAATTAGCAAAAGAGtttgttcattttcaaatttttcttcaaaattacatACTGAATGATGTATAAAAAAGGTTTCTGAGGTAATGTGTAACTTTAAAAGCTTCCTTCCCTTCACATAGTCCTTttctttagaatttcattttttactttaaaaactgtttaaacaaataaaagcaatagtCTTTTAAACTACTTCAAAAAATGGCTATTTCTTAATATGtattaaatttcaattttctcttcttacaaGATACAAGAGGGTGTGGTcacaaaataaatcattcatAGGAATGATTAGTGCTCTTTTATCAAGTTTTGTGGCTTTTTGCCTTGGTTAATGTcccttttcttctaattttttaagtttgCTCACTGCAAAAACTCAGTGAGTATATTCACCAggatatataaaatacttaacatttgCCTATTTCTGTGGTAAATAACTCCAAATATCCATAAAATGTTACTTTTGACTATCAGAAGCAATAGATAAGATAGTTTCAAACAAACTAGTACTCTGtaccatttttccttttaaatgaacACTCACTCGCCCTGTTCGTTTGAAATCTCATAGGAATAATTACACCTACACTCATCATGCTAGGGcatattaaaatagcatttattttctatctattcaaaacatttttaagtgaaattttaaaacaggctAAAGTTAGTTTTGCATACGGGTAGTTTATTGTACAAAAATATGCCTTCTCTCAAGaataaatgtcttatttatttccaaatgaggAAAACTCTTTCAGTATATTAAGTAATTTTGCACTATTGGGAAACAATCCCCATAAAGTTATtcctctgaaaggaaaatgaaatttccttttataataaagCAAGGCAGTCTTGATGctttcttaattttccattttccattaatAGCATACAAACCTGAAAATTAAACTACCACAATAAAGGTTTTTTGatttaaaagaatacatattttatacatctTTTAAGTTGCCAAATATcaaacagtttattttatttcactttctagGGAAAAAGCCAACTGCTCCAAAAGAATgtgtttttctcccattctggaaaTCAACATGCAGTCTGAATCTAACATTACAGTGCGAGATGACATTGATGACATCAACACCAATATGTACCAAGCACTATCATATCCACTAAGCTTTCAAGTGTCTCTCACTGGATTTCTTATGTTAGAAATTGTGTTGGGACTTGGCAGCAACCTCACCGTATTGGTACTTTACTGCATGAAATCCAACTTAATCAACTCTGTCAGTAACATTATTACAATGAATCTTCATGTACTTGATGTAATAATTTGTGTGGGATGTATTCCTCTAACTATAGTTATCCTTCTGCTTTCACTGGAGAGTAACACAGCTCTCATCTGCTGTTTCCACGAGGCTTGTGTTTCTTTTGCAAGTGTCTCAACAGCAATCAACGTTTTTGCTATCACTCTGGACAGATATGACATCTCTGTAAAACCTGCAAACCGAATTCTGACAATGGGCAGAGCTGTAATGCTAATGATATccatttggattttttctttcttctcattcttaattCCCTTTATTGAGGTAAATTTTTTTAGCCTTCAAAGTGGAAATACATGGGAAAACAAGACACTTTTGTGTGTCAGTACAAATGAATACTACACTGAACTGGGAATGTATTATCATCTTTTAGTACAGATCCCAATATTCTTTTTCACAGTAATAGTAATGTTAATCACATACACCAAGATACTTCAGGCTCTTAATATTCGAATAGGCACAAGATTTTCAACAGGgcagaagaagaaagcaagaaagaaaaagacaatttctCTAACCACACAACATGAGACTACAGACATGTCACAAAGCAGTGGTGGGAGAAATGTAGTCTTTGGTGTAAGAACTTCAGTTTCTGTAATAATTGCCCTCCGGCGAGCTGTGAAACGACACCGTGAACGGCGGGAAAGGCAGAAAAGAGTCTTCAGAATGTCTTTACTGATTATTTCTACATTTCTCCTCTGTTGGacaccaatttctgttttaaataccACCATTTTATGTTTAGGCCCAAGTGACCTTTTAGTAAAATTAAGATTGTGTTTTCTAGTCATGGCTTATGGAACTACTATATTTCACCCTCTATTATATGCATTCACtagacaaaaatttcaaaaagtcttgaaaagcaaaatgaaaaaaagagttgTTTCCATTGTGGAAGCTGATCCCATGCCTAATAATGCTGTAATACACAACTCTTGGATAGAtcctaaaagaaacaaaaagattacATACGAAGACAGTGAAATAAGAGAGAAATGTTTAGTACCTCAGGTTGTCACAGACTAGGGAAAAGTCTAATTTTTACCAAATCCACATTCAGAAGAGTTTTAgatttaaattgtaaaaaaatgATCTTACTGCCAAATATAAGAAAAACCATTTTAAGTATTATGTTGTAAATTTTCAATGTGTATGTCAACTAGATTAGCTCATATATATTCgatttcttcattatttaatgtatttgttgCATGGCAGTTTGTTAAAGTAAATATCATGTgtatattttgtcaatattatGTCCATCAGAAGATATTCATGTAAGTcatattttctaaagaataaatacATAGCCTTAAAACAGtgtataactttaaaaagtaacGACACAGgtatctgctttttaaaaaatatatgaagtgtATTGTTTCTAAGCCACAAACTATAcagatatatttatatgataaCAACTGGAATAGCatttaacataaaaacaaaaattataggcTCAAAACAATTCATGATTTTCTGTACCACTCGGTTATGTTTCCTGATATAGTATACTTGCTATAATGTTTGATGCATCCAAAATAATGAAGTATGGCTGaaacttcattctttcttttgaatgtagaaaatcatagaatttataagtattttaaaattcatgcacCAGAAAACAAACATCCCCATATATGCACATTAAAATatggaaactttaaaattcaagtttactatgaaaaaaaaaaaaagaaaaaagactgatttCCTATGCCTATAAAGTACAAATAAACTGAcaataaagggaaggaagaaaaagctaCAGCACTTCCTTCTTCATTTTACTTGATTCTAAGTCAAAAGTTCTAGCTCAAGAGAGTACTGGTAAAAACCAGAGcattaaaataaagtgatttttgaACTTTATCCAACTCAATTCTGTTTGTATAACAGAAATTAATTATACAAACCTAATtattaggaagagaaaaaaaactttttatatcaTTGTAGAAAAGCTAACAAAGCCACCAGTTTCTAATTTTAGATACATAGCAACTTTAGAGCAATACAATTTACACAATGTTCTTAAGCAATCATAGTTTCCTAGTTCTTCAAAATATAGTTGTTTCCACAGTGAAAATCATTAAAGAACAATAAATCTCACTTTTTCTACTCCATCACCACttagtttaattttataaatttttctctcCAATCCTTAATTCATGTAAGGAAGCTGTGCAATTACCAGTTCTAACTACAGATGATAAGGATTGGAAATTTCATATCAAACATATTTTCCAACTGGTATAATGTAATAATCTGGCAATGAGAACTAATATCACTATGAGAAAGTTAGCAATAAGTTATATAAAATAGGCAAGTACCTACTATACTGTAATTGGTTAGCTAAACAATGGTTATTCTATATTTTAACACTGTATTCACTAAATcaatagttcatttttaaatttaaaaatgtaaattcaataatatatcacttttatacaaataaatgggGTTCATCCAATCTAGCTTACTAAATACCCTAATCCCTGGGAAATGAGTACCATGCAATAGCTTGAATTCACTGAGATTACTAGCAAATTAAATAgcaatttatttctaataatgaTGCTAACATAATGTCAAATCTTGGCAAAGGCCCAGTTTCCTTCTGCTGTATTTTCAACTGTTTTATGGAATCAGAGAAATGCTTCAATTTGACAAAATGTAGCACAAGCAGTAAAACTTTGAAACAATGAAGGAAAACTAACATCATGGGCACAAGTATTAAGGAaagttttattcaataaatatatttgccACAGTATCTCCTGATATCTTCATATGCAAAGTACATTTTATACTTAGACTCTAAgcataaattaaacttttaatatttaattttatactctcaataaaaattaaaactatatttagtcttcatttaagaaaaacccctttgtgttttaaatacttttaatctTCAGGTTTATAAGCATGCCAAAAAATCCAGTATAAAAACAGATTTCTAATATATTAGCCTAATAGTTTTCATGCATTCTCATCttctataataacaaaataaaaactaaatgatgGTGGTGTAACTTTGCCCTAAAAGCTATTTCTGCACTTGACATTGGAGTAAACAATTCACAGGCATTTTGCCCATCTGTAAtgatcttccaggtatacaaagTGCACCCAGTgatttacaataaagaaaagtcatACCTATCAGAACTGCTAATAGCTTTTTAATGTGATAAAGAGTACATAATATGTGAATGTAGATAATACATGTTAAAAATTCAGCTTTCAAAAACAAATCACAAATGTTTTCAACTATAgggataaatgagaaaataagcttaaagacaacttttattttttattaactgtTTATTCTATGAAAAGAtgaaacttcattttcttcaggATGGCCATTGTTCCAGTATATAAAAATTTCATCCTATTACTAATAATTTTACCCAAAAAAAGCATTAATGCTaatatttcctgttagaatgtCAATTCTAAAAGCAAATGCATACAGACAACAGTAAACCTGGTAtacttcttaaaattaattttatatccacGTGCTATAAATTAGAAACACAGATATGAAATTCTACCTAGGCAATTGGGTCAATTCTTCAAAAGGATAGGAATTAGAATTCttactttaaaaactaaacaaacattaGATCCAAGAGGTATGGAAAATTTCACTGACTTCTTTGCTTTGTTTGCTCATTTAAGGAGGTTATTGTTCTACCAACTACCAAAAATGATGTTCAAAGTTACTATGATGattgaattatttataattatgcttttaaaaaatgccattcATAATAATTCTGTTTTTGCAACCATGGTAAGTCAATTTTTTTGGCATGTGATCTATTTTTTCATTCCCTAAATATTATAGCAAAATCTCAGTTCTCTGGGTATTAAAAATCAGATTCCTCATTTAAAAGCTGTACACTTaaggaagaaaatctaaaattataagaAACAGATGCTTATAAGGTAAGGCTTTATTTAACCACAATAAATTCAAGACTACTTTGCAAAATCaataacatttttagttttattacattttataattataaatttaagtaAGTATTGTAATCCAGCTAACCTTTGCATTCTTACATACTAGAAGCAGTATGACAGAATACTGAATTACAGAAATAAGAGTCATTATCCTCAAGAGCTTGAAATCTATAATTGAGGTCAATATCCCTTATCTGACAtgcaaatttcagatttttttcagatttgggagtATTTGTATATGCATAATGACACATCTTTCAGAGGGAAccaaatctaaacacaaaattcacttGTTTGGGgtacattttacacacacacagtcttaAGATAATTTTATGCAATACTTTCAGTGCACTTGTATTTCAACTAAAATCCATCACATGAGGGCAAGTGCAGAATTTTTCCCTTGCAGTGTCATGTTTGTGGTCAACAAGTTTggaattttggagcattttggattttaggTTGGGGTAGCTCAAAGCAAAATTATAAAGCATAAAAATAcctgaaagaagaaacagaatgtgGCAAATGCTATAAAAAGAATAACcaataattaataagaaaaggattatgttgaatttaagaaaatattttaaaaagtattgttgAGAAAAACTACTAAAGCATGTTTTGGTGAAGGTGACAATGTATGATTTCCGAGGatgagtgcctcacacatgctaggggagcactctaccactgagccacaggaaAGTAATAAAATAGTGAGAAGTTAtctaaaaagttaaaagttaaactGGGGCCATAAAATAGAAGACCCAAAATGCCAGCAGAGATTATCTGAACAGGAGAATATAACAAGATGAGAAAAGAGCTTCCAAAAAACTCGAACAGCAATATGCAGAGACAGTTGATTGTGTAAGACATAGAAGACAAAGTTATTGCCATCACCTGGATATGTAGGCAAAAAATTGATGACAGTAGCCAGGCCTTAtggcacataactgtaatcccagcaactcaggaggctgagacaggaggattgcaagttggagatagcctcagcaacttagcaaggtcctaagcaactaagtgagaccatgtctcaaaattaaaaataaatgaacttggaatgtggctcagttgtaaggcacccctggattaaatccccagtaccaaaaaaaaagaaaaaagaataaccaAAGATGGCAAACAAGTGTACAGCTGTGAGAAGCAACTGAAAACAGAATCAACAAGATGTGCCAACAGACTAGAAAGACAAGTGgtgtaagaaaaaatattaaaaataggagCCACAAGGAAGATCATAAGAAACTAGATTATCCTCAAGGATGGAAGAACTATTTAATTTGCTTTGCATAAATTACATGACTAACagggtaaaaacaaaaataatttttgggaaaagaaaatttaataaaataaataacattattaaagAATGTTCCTAGTTACTAGAaactattcaaaatgaaaatttcaagtgAATGTTTTAAGTTATCTACTTAACATCTTTctcagtaattttaattttaaagaaattataaacagTGAAAAAATGCCAACATATATGCAGGTAAAAGTACAAATATCATCCTTTGCATTTTCCCCCTAATAATTCATTATGAACAACCATCTACtttattataaacataaattCCAAATTCTTTGTTAAGGGCTGTAAAaagataatttctaaatttaaaaagtttaaatatattaataaatct encodes the following:
- the Gpr22 gene encoding G-protein coupled receptor 22 isoform X1, producing the protein MQLKYWRENERIPTRHEIKHSYFTVVREKANCSKRMCFSPILEINMQSESNITVRDDIDDINTNMYQALSYPLSFQVSLTGFLMLEIVLGLGSNLTVLVLYCMKSNLINSVSNIITMNLHVLDVIICVGCIPLTIVILLLSLESNTALICCFHEACVSFASVSTAINVFAITLDRYDISVKPANRILTMGRAVMLMISIWIFSFFSFLIPFIEVNFFSLQSGNTWENKTLLCVSTNEYYTELGMYYHLLVQIPIFFFTVIVMLITYTKILQALNIRIGTRFSTGQKKKARKKKTISLTTQHETTDMSQSSGGRNVVFGVRTSVSVIIALRRAVKRHRERRERQKRVFRMSLLIISTFLLCWTPISVLNTTILCLGPSDLLVKLRLCFLVMAYGTTIFHPLLYAFTRQKFQKVLKSKMKKRVVSIVEADPMPNNAVIHNSWIDPKRNKKITYEDSEIREKCLVPQVVTD
- the Gpr22 gene encoding G-protein coupled receptor 22 isoform X2, which encodes MCFSPILEINMQSESNITVRDDIDDINTNMYQALSYPLSFQVSLTGFLMLEIVLGLGSNLTVLVLYCMKSNLINSVSNIITMNLHVLDVIICVGCIPLTIVILLLSLESNTALICCFHEACVSFASVSTAINVFAITLDRYDISVKPANRILTMGRAVMLMISIWIFSFFSFLIPFIEVNFFSLQSGNTWENKTLLCVSTNEYYTELGMYYHLLVQIPIFFFTVIVMLITYTKILQALNIRIGTRFSTGQKKKARKKKTISLTTQHETTDMSQSSGGRNVVFGVRTSVSVIIALRRAVKRHRERRERQKRVFRMSLLIISTFLLCWTPISVLNTTILCLGPSDLLVKLRLCFLVMAYGTTIFHPLLYAFTRQKFQKVLKSKMKKRVVSIVEADPMPNNAVIHNSWIDPKRNKKITYEDSEIREKCLVPQVVTD